A genomic window from Desulfovibrio gilichinskyi includes:
- a CDS encoding glycosyltransferase, with amino-acid sequence MFGKSVPVFCYHSVCEEDGHSPEIFAAHLDAIIDMGFKTISANHLYDICLGRRKLDAKYVVLTFDDCHISNWLNVVPMLEERGMTGVFFAVRDFIGQGEIRSKADVPAMLPMREAFIKALSENDTSQFMNEAELKSLVHDKGMEVYAHTCRHQGCFKDLRFSGDYSTESHWSTWGIYRRFNSKLPVFDNGSSFAYNGFWPVFRKGRVFFKRRTDEERRQFCREDFTRCMEKIKEINGAERQFLCWPWGHFDSISLEEAVACGFDGTFTLERSANMFGTDPMRIHRIGVGSGKDAAWIRKRLSIYSHEAVAVSCFKFFTKKNDIGKVLYITDTEKLSGGSRQLINSAKAMRLAGVDVVAMVPPDSGLIPELEEIGVEVVVLDSFKNLFKAAGFLADLINEKQVDVVHTYHNRSVKIACLAKGLSLLGGKKFKLFFNRGVIYKPNPLAPLFARVGDGYICNSIKCRNVLLKHGVPAKRAHVVYNSFVGSGRKPRRAVATSVIYVGNSGHAKGPDVFIKAVESLLANDPCEGVRFIAVGLNDISAYKDIASPSTLERIESPGYVSHDETVRLLATSHIYVMSSRQESMPNTLIEAFDAGLAAVCTDAGGTSELIRDGVNGFMCPVEDVCAISSAIKKLIDDGELRRNMGRLNLKIVRNLMSNPAKSRALLGVYSSYTKDEPKITPLEIDAFMED; translated from the coding sequence ATGTTCGGTAAGAGTGTTCCTGTTTTTTGTTATCACTCCGTCTGCGAAGAAGACGGTCATTCACCTGAAATCTTTGCGGCCCATCTTGATGCCATCATCGATATGGGATTTAAAACTATCAGCGCGAATCACCTGTACGACATTTGTCTGGGCAGGCGTAAGCTTGATGCAAAATATGTAGTTCTTACCTTTGACGATTGTCATATCAGCAATTGGCTGAACGTTGTTCCTATGCTCGAAGAGCGCGGGATGACCGGAGTTTTCTTTGCTGTTCGTGATTTTATAGGGCAGGGGGAGATTCGCTCGAAAGCTGATGTTCCCGCAATGCTGCCCATGCGTGAAGCTTTTATTAAAGCCTTATCCGAAAACGACACCTCACAATTTATGAATGAAGCTGAACTGAAGTCTCTTGTCCATGACAAGGGTATGGAAGTTTATGCTCACACCTGTCGTCATCAGGGATGTTTTAAAGATTTAAGATTTAGCGGTGATTATTCTACCGAATCCCATTGGTCTACATGGGGTATATATCGCAGATTTAATTCAAAGCTTCCTGTTTTTGATAATGGGAGCAGCTTCGCCTACAATGGTTTCTGGCCGGTCTTTCGTAAAGGACGCGTCTTTTTCAAAAGGCGTACAGATGAGGAAAGAAGACAATTCTGCCGTGAAGACTTCACCCGCTGTATGGAAAAGATTAAGGAAATTAACGGGGCAGAGCGTCAATTTCTCTGCTGGCCTTGGGGACATTTCGATTCCATTTCCTTAGAAGAAGCTGTTGCTTGCGGATTTGATGGAACTTTTACCTTGGAACGGTCCGCGAATATGTTCGGAACTGATCCTATGCGTATTCATCGCATTGGTGTCGGGTCCGGCAAGGATGCTGCGTGGATTCGTAAGCGTCTTTCAATATATTCACACGAAGCTGTTGCTGTAAGCTGTTTTAAATTTTTCACCAAAAAGAACGATATCGGTAAAGTTTTATATATTACTGATACGGAAAAGCTTTCCGGCGGTAGCAGGCAGCTTATCAACAGTGCTAAGGCCATGCGCTTGGCAGGTGTTGACGTTGTGGCCATGGTCCCGCCTGATTCCGGCCTTATTCCTGAACTGGAAGAAATCGGAGTAGAAGTTGTCGTTTTAGACAGTTTTAAAAATTTGTTTAAAGCTGCAGGATTTCTAGCGGATCTGATTAATGAAAAACAGGTAGATGTGGTTCATACCTATCACAACAGATCTGTTAAAATTGCGTGCCTTGCAAAAGGTCTGTCCTTGCTAGGCGGGAAGAAGTTTAAGCTCTTTTTCAACCGCGGCGTAATTTATAAGCCGAATCCGCTGGCTCCTCTATTTGCGCGGGTAGGTGACGGATATATCTGTAATTCCATTAAATGCCGCAATGTGCTTTTGAAGCATGGAGTTCCTGCTAAAAGGGCGCATGTTGTATATAATTCTTTTGTCGGAAGCGGACGCAAACCGCGTCGCGCTGTTGCAACTTCAGTTATTTATGTAGGTAATTCAGGACATGCAAAAGGGCCTGATGTCTTTATAAAAGCTGTTGAAAGTCTGCTTGCAAATGACCCGTGTGAGGGCGTCCGTTTCATAGCTGTAGGGTTGAATGATATTTCTGCTTATAAAGATATAGCGTCCCCTTCTACCCTTGAGCGTATCGAAAGTCCCGGTTATGTCAGTCACGATGAAACCGTGCGCTTACTTGCGACTTCCCACATTTACGTCATGAGTTCCCGTCAGGAATCAATGCCCAATACTCTTATCGAAGCTTTTGATGCAGGGCTTGCCGCGGTATGTACCGATGCCGGAGGGACTTCTGAACTGATTCGTGACGGGGTGAATGGTTTCATGTGTCCTGTTGAAGATGTTTGCGCTATTTCATCAGCGATTAAAAAGTTGATAGATGATGGAGAGCTCCGCAGAAACATGGGTAGACTCAATCTTAAAATTGTCAGAAATCTTATGAGTAATCCTGCTAAATCCCGCGCGCTGCTCGGTGTTTACAGCTCCTATACGAAGGATGAGCCAAAGATTACACCGCTTGAGATTGACGCATTCATGGAAGATTAG
- a CDS encoding glycosyltransferase family 2 protein: MEASSIGNYWSEIDNSVRAKLLLGSVGGKHLLETGKRCLESDPQLAVELLLAAYAANPLDGNSARQLLNIEALVSFFPTSVAKCISFVVDNWVRPDNLSYFLRIISKRDNLKIRAYILSCIEKEPENLFWIQQGLIYAGANSEFDFGIELLSAKLRPELLPAVSGAKAFFYFMSGNKAEAFKSLNIASESFGLENFANLAASIALELGDRESAVNILAAAVQAQPWRSSETLRLYDLVRGLDSKRVPLPGKVAILLYSYNKFEELDATLGSLHSSELGDAEIFVLDNGSSDSTAEVLDRWKLKFGDRMVRIDLPVNVGAAAARNWLMNEPQVKACDFAIYLDDDVEVLPDWLLRLGAAAEEYPDAGAWGCKVVDYVSSAVMQSVDLHLIQPSGEEGDGPEVDLTKIAPNPFKVSDLHHQVLDSGYFDYIRPCVSVTGCCHMFRTEKLLDNGGFSLFLSPSQYDDMEHDLRNCLKGEFAVYQGFLRILHRKNTGAASRISVTQEGNALGNKYKMQAMHPRSEILKIMADEERLLQRDLEKKIKYLAEKGIFESRSPK; this comes from the coding sequence ATGGAAGCATCCTCTATAGGGAATTATTGGTCTGAGATAGATAATTCAGTGCGGGCTAAGTTGCTTTTGGGTTCTGTAGGCGGCAAGCATTTATTAGAAACCGGAAAACGCTGTCTTGAATCAGATCCGCAACTTGCGGTTGAATTGCTGCTGGCAGCATATGCAGCCAATCCTCTAGACGGCAACAGTGCCCGTCAGCTTTTAAATATTGAAGCCCTTGTTTCGTTTTTTCCTACTTCTGTCGCAAAGTGTATTTCATTTGTCGTTGATAATTGGGTGCGTCCTGATAATCTTTCGTATTTTTTACGAATTATCTCCAAAAGAGATAATCTGAAAATACGGGCATATATTCTTTCCTGTATAGAGAAAGAACCGGAAAATTTATTTTGGATCCAGCAGGGGCTTATCTATGCCGGGGCTAATTCAGAATTTGATTTCGGCATAGAGTTGCTCTCCGCAAAACTCCGTCCTGAACTTCTTCCGGCTGTCAGCGGGGCCAAAGCTTTTTTTTATTTTATGTCAGGTAATAAGGCAGAAGCATTTAAGTCCCTTAATATTGCTTCTGAATCTTTCGGTCTTGAAAATTTCGCAAATTTAGCGGCTTCAATTGCGTTGGAGCTTGGTGACCGTGAGTCAGCCGTAAACATTCTTGCTGCTGCAGTTCAGGCTCAGCCGTGGAGAAGTTCAGAAACTTTACGGCTCTATGATTTAGTGCGGGGATTAGACAGCAAAAGAGTTCCACTGCCTGGAAAAGTTGCAATACTATTATATTCTTATAATAAATTTGAGGAACTGGATGCTACTCTCGGATCGTTGCATAGTTCTGAATTAGGTGATGCTGAAATTTTTGTGCTTGATAACGGTTCAAGTGATTCCACTGCCGAAGTTCTTGATCGCTGGAAGCTGAAGTTCGGGGACCGCATGGTCCGTATTGATTTACCTGTTAATGTCGGAGCAGCAGCTGCGCGGAACTGGCTGATGAATGAGCCGCAAGTCAAAGCCTGTGATTTTGCAATCTATCTTGACGATGATGTTGAAGTTCTGCCGGACTGGCTGTTGCGGCTTGGAGCTGCTGCTGAGGAATATCCTGATGCCGGAGCATGGGGCTGTAAGGTGGTGGATTACGTCTCCTCTGCGGTAATGCAGTCCGTGGATCTGCACCTGATTCAACCGTCCGGGGAAGAAGGTGACGGGCCGGAAGTTGATCTGACTAAAATTGCCCCGAATCCGTTTAAAGTCTCCGATCTTCATCATCAGGTGCTTGATAGCGGATATTTTGATTACATACGCCCTTGCGTGTCCGTAACAGGGTGCTGTCACATGTTCAGAACAGAGAAGCTTCTTGACAACGGAGGGTTTTCCCTGTTCCTTTCTCCGTCTCAATATGACGATATGGAGCACGATCTGCGAAACTGCCTCAAAGGTGAATTTGCAGTGTATCAAGGGTTTCTACGGATATTGCATCGGAAGAACACCGGCGCGGCAAGCCGCATTTCAGTTACGCAGGAAGGAAACGCTCTGGGTAATAAATATAAAATGCAGGCCATGCATCCGCGTAGTGAAATATTAAAAATTATGGCTGACGAAGAAAGGCTTCTTCAGCGCGACCTTGAGAAAAAGATTAAATATCTGGCAGAGAAAGGCATCTTTGAAAGCCGCTCTCCAAAATAG
- a CDS encoding YkgJ family cysteine cluster protein gives MSEQDQTEEFLNNLPELEDGKTFAFSCHPGISCFNACCGDLNLMLTPYDVLRLRKELGYDSKKFIHNHADITRTPNIGFPMTKLRMLDNSKRSCPFVRDEGCSVYKNRPGACRTYPLGRASRVGEDGEMIEQFFIVQERHCRGFEEEKEWTSGEWLKDQGLEEYNEVNDRYMRLMTRARKAGVVLDERKLNMVFLALYQVDNFTKFIKDMNVFARLEVSDERQAAILSDEEECLNFALDWVELIVLGSSENLSPKK, from the coding sequence ATGTCTGAACAAGATCAAACCGAAGAATTTTTGAATAATCTGCCGGAACTCGAAGACGGCAAAACTTTTGCTTTTTCATGTCATCCCGGAATATCCTGTTTCAACGCATGCTGCGGCGATCTGAATCTTATGCTCACTCCGTATGATGTGCTCAGATTACGTAAGGAACTTGGATACGACAGCAAAAAATTTATTCATAACCACGCAGATATTACCCGTACACCGAACATCGGTTTCCCCATGACCAAGCTCCGCATGCTTGATAACTCAAAGCGCAGCTGTCCTTTTGTGCGCGATGAGGGCTGCTCTGTTTATAAGAACAGGCCCGGAGCATGCCGCACTTATCCGCTGGGCAGAGCTTCCAGAGTCGGTGAAGACGGCGAAATGATTGAGCAGTTTTTTATAGTACAGGAACGTCACTGCCGCGGTTTTGAAGAAGAAAAAGAATGGACCAGCGGTGAATGGCTAAAAGACCAGGGGCTTGAAGAGTACAACGAAGTTAATGACCGTTACATGCGTCTTATGACTCGCGCCCGCAAGGCAGGAGTTGTTCTTGACGAAAGAAAGCTGAATATGGTTTTCCTTGCTCTGTATCAGGTGGATAACTTTACTAAATTTATTAAAGATATGAATGTCTTTGCGAGACTTGAAGTTTCTGACGAAAGACAGGCAGCTATTCTCAGCGATGAAGAAGAGTGTCTGAACTTTGCCCTCGACTGGGTGGAACTTATTGTTCTTGGATCTTCTGAGAATTTATCACCTAAAAAGTAG
- the rfaE2 gene encoding D-glycero-beta-D-manno-heptose 1-phosphate adenylyltransferase, with product MDLPEKLNIDLNSPKILSADEFEKIRATAADKKIVFTNGCFDILHAGHVDLLARAKEQGDILVLGLNSDKSVRSIKGEKRPVVSQQQRAFVLAGLASIDFVIIFDEDTPYELIKKVQPDVLVKGGDWTVDNIVGRDVVEGRGGIVLSLALLPGYSTTSVIRFIRENEIE from the coding sequence ATGGATTTGCCTGAAAAATTAAATATTGATCTTAACAGCCCGAAGATACTTTCGGCTGATGAGTTTGAAAAGATAAGAGCTACCGCTGCTGACAAGAAAATTGTCTTTACCAACGGGTGCTTTGATATTCTTCATGCCGGACATGTCGACTTGCTTGCGCGTGCTAAAGAACAGGGAGATATCCTTGTATTGGGGCTGAACAGTGATAAATCCGTCCGCTCCATTAAAGGGGAAAAAAGACCTGTTGTTTCGCAGCAGCAAAGAGCGTTTGTTTTGGCAGGGCTTGCCAGCATCGATTTTGTAATTATTTTTGATGAAGACACGCCTTATGAATTGATTAAAAAAGTTCAGCCGGATGTGCTTGTTAAAGGCGGTGACTGGACCGTTGATAATATAGTAGGGCGTGATGTTGTTGAAGGGCGCGGCGGTATTGTACTCAGTCTTGCGTTGCTTCCCGGGTATTCCACTACTTCAGTCATTCGTTTTATCAGAGAGAATGAAATTGAGTAA
- a CDS encoding Nif3-like dinuclear metal center hexameric protein — translation MKTSNVISLVETFAPSGYAASWDNCGVQIVGPEREIKKVAVALDPMPHVISRALDWGADFILTHHPLAIDQRLPAKLDWFRDVMKQVLCADVTLCAAHTSLDVQFGGVVSWLGRELELQDLKVLDVVAENDAGEILGYGCIGDLESVLPLENFVERVALATGCEVIAVSGPAPEKVKRVAMCPGSGSSLMDKAFAQGADVFITGDVKYHSAQESVGAVLDVGHFSLEEEMMRRFAVVLEQNLEDGVEVRFFTGHNPFAYYVQGKGVCKS, via the coding sequence ATGAAAACATCGAATGTAATCAGTCTTGTTGAAACGTTTGCACCATCAGGCTATGCTGCTTCGTGGGATAACTGCGGTGTGCAGATTGTCGGTCCTGAAAGAGAAATTAAAAAAGTGGCAGTGGCTCTTGATCCTATGCCCCATGTTATTTCCAGAGCCTTGGATTGGGGCGCAGATTTTATTCTGACCCACCATCCGCTGGCAATCGATCAAAGACTCCCTGCGAAGCTTGATTGGTTTCGGGATGTAATGAAACAGGTTCTTTGTGCAGATGTAACTCTTTGCGCCGCACACACATCGCTTGATGTTCAGTTCGGTGGAGTTGTCTCGTGGCTTGGGCGTGAGCTTGAGCTTCAGGATCTTAAGGTTCTTGATGTCGTTGCAGAAAATGATGCGGGTGAAATCCTCGGATACGGCTGCATCGGCGATCTGGAATCTGTTCTGCCTCTTGAAAATTTTGTAGAACGGGTAGCTCTTGCTACAGGGTGCGAGGTCATCGCAGTCAGCGGACCGGCTCCTGAGAAAGTCAAAAGAGTTGCCATGTGCCCGGGTTCAGGGTCATCGCTTATGGATAAGGCTTTTGCACAGGGTGCGGATGTTTTTATCACCGGCGATGTTAAATATCATTCGGCGCAAGAGAGTGTCGGAGCCGTTCTGGATGTGGGGCATTTTTCTCTTGAAGAGGAGATGATGCGCCGCTTTGCTGTTGTTTTAGAGCAGAATCTGGAAGACGGCGTTGAAGTAAGATTTTTTACCGGACACAATCCATTTGCCTATTATGTGCAAGGAAAGGGTGTCTGTAAGTCCTAA
- a CDS encoding zinc ribbon domain-containing protein, with amino-acid sequence MYEKQVEQLVVLQKVDDDILLLEAEIDQAPKDVAALESRHAALEKRKEQLEEKLAHLKEQQKKLEFEIEDDGVKVKKSKSKLMLVGTTKEYHAMMREMDSLEKLNRLREEEKITVLEEITRQNDMYAENNAKIEALNEELAEKRIGLKTKLAGAQSKLDKLNKQRSKCGQVVPAPILGRYEFIRSRLAHPVIVPVIDSFCTGCNIMIPPQIYNSLQEGKQIISCPNCQRLTYWLPGEPEPEVVKPKKAAKPKKGAAAEDDS; translated from the coding sequence ATGTATGAAAAACAGGTAGAACAGCTTGTAGTTTTGCAAAAGGTTGATGATGACATTCTTCTTCTTGAAGCAGAAATCGACCAGGCTCCCAAGGATGTGGCAGCTCTAGAATCTCGCCATGCTGCGCTTGAAAAGCGTAAAGAACAGCTTGAAGAGAAACTTGCCCACCTGAAAGAGCAGCAGAAAAAGCTCGAATTTGAAATCGAAGATGATGGCGTAAAAGTCAAAAAGAGCAAAAGCAAGTTGATGCTGGTTGGCACAACTAAAGAATATCATGCAATGATGCGTGAAATGGATAGCCTCGAAAAGCTCAACAGACTGCGCGAAGAAGAAAAAATAACTGTTCTGGAAGAAATTACTCGCCAGAACGACATGTATGCTGAGAATAATGCGAAAATCGAAGCTCTGAATGAAGAGCTTGCAGAAAAACGTATTGGACTTAAAACTAAACTTGCCGGTGCGCAGTCTAAGCTTGATAAACTTAACAAGCAGAGATCTAAATGCGGACAGGTTGTTCCTGCTCCGATTCTCGGCAGATATGAATTTATCCGCTCACGTTTAGCTCATCCGGTAATCGTTCCTGTAATTGACTCTTTTTGTACCGGTTGTAATATTATGATTCCTCCGCAGATTTACAACAGCCTACAGGAAGGAAAGCAGATTATCAGCTGTCCTAACTGTCAGCGTCTTACTTATTGGCTGCCTGGTGAACCAGAACCGGAAGTAGTTAAGCCTAAAAAAGCAGCTAAGCCTAAAAAAGGCGCTGCCGCAGAAGACGATAGCTAG
- the ispD gene encoding 2-C-methyl-D-erythritol 4-phosphate cytidylyltransferase — protein sequence MSKSGEVWAVILAAGSGTRLAASVGGVKKQFLLWKGFPLFWHSAITFSNTPRISGLVFVFPPDQVEEMKTVVSGFDGSDSLGLPFKVVAGGVRRQDSVFNGLSVLPPKCEYVLVHDSARPFASGPLTSNIIDMLKSGLPAVIPAVEVTDTIKEIDGDTVKQTLVRSNLRAVQTPQGFSLRVLIAAHKMAGEKEWDVTDDASMVEMLGGQSEDSETAGVKVHICEGEESNVKITNPEDLKRLEEKIPPVPCVGWGYDVHRYGSGRPMVIGGVPIPGGPEVVAHSDGDVLLHALADAILGLFGGGDIGLHFPDTSAACDNMSSGIILTEVLAKADEAGVEIVHVDLTVIAQIPKLSPHRNLIQKNIASLMGLDKSQVNVKATTEEKLGFTGEKKGIKAVAAVTGLKRIVKG from the coding sequence ATGAGTAAATCCGGTGAAGTCTGGGCTGTTATTTTAGCCGCAGGCAGTGGAACACGCCTTGCTGCATCTGTCGGCGGGGTAAAAAAACAATTTCTTTTATGGAAGGGCTTTCCGCTCTTCTGGCATTCTGCCATTACTTTTTCAAATACACCGCGTATTTCAGGACTTGTTTTTGTTTTTCCGCCTGATCAGGTTGAAGAAATGAAAACAGTTGTTTCAGGGTTTGACGGATCGGATTCACTCGGGCTGCCGTTTAAAGTTGTAGCCGGAGGAGTCAGGCGTCAGGATTCCGTTTTTAACGGACTCAGCGTTTTACCTCCCAAATGTGAATATGTTCTGGTTCATGACTCTGCCCGTCCTTTTGCTTCAGGTCCTCTCACTTCCAATATTATAGATATGCTTAAAAGCGGTCTTCCAGCTGTTATTCCGGCAGTTGAAGTGACTGATACAATTAAAGAAATTGACGGAGATACTGTCAAACAAACTTTGGTTAGATCAAACCTTCGCGCTGTTCAAACTCCGCAGGGCTTTTCTTTGCGTGTTCTTATTGCCGCACACAAAATGGCGGGTGAGAAAGAGTGGGATGTAACGGATGACGCGTCGATGGTTGAAATGCTCGGGGGCCAGTCAGAAGATAGTGAAACGGCCGGAGTTAAAGTCCATATTTGTGAGGGAGAGGAGTCGAACGTGAAGATTACAAATCCTGAAGATTTGAAAAGACTTGAAGAAAAAATTCCACCCGTTCCCTGTGTCGGCTGGGGATACGATGTGCACCGATATGGTTCCGGACGGCCGATGGTTATCGGCGGCGTGCCGATTCCCGGTGGACCGGAGGTTGTTGCCCACTCTGATGGAGATGTTCTCCTGCATGCTCTTGCGGATGCTATTCTCGGCCTTTTCGGCGGCGGTGATATCGGGCTCCATTTTCCTGATACCAGCGCGGCCTGCGATAATATGTCCAGCGGCATAATTCTTACAGAAGTTTTGGCAAAAGCTGATGAAGCCGGAGTTGAAATAGTTCATGTCGATTTGACCGTCATCGCTCAGATACCGAAGCTTTCCCCTCACCGAAATCTTATTCAAAAAAATATTGCGTCACTCATGGGGCTTGATAAGTCGCAGGTTAATGTAAAAGCAACTACCGAAGAAAAACTCGGTTTTACCGGTGAAAAAAAAGGCATTAAAGCCGTTGCTGCTGTGACAGGATTGAAGCGGATTGTTAAAGGCTGA